In the genome of Actinomadura graeca, one region contains:
- a CDS encoding LLM class flavin-dependent oxidoreductase: protein MTPLSILDLTPIPAGGTARDAVRNTLDLARRAEAAGYHRYWLAEHHLAPGVASSAPQVLIAAVAAATSRIRVGSGAVQTGHWTPLSIVEQFGTIDALYPGRIDLGLGRSGQRRAEAARRAAAPPPPPRDPVVVDGLLIPPPFDFARLAGSPAFALHAALLQQPGAESPGFDDVVGQIAALLEGTFRHDGQEVHVNPGEGAALALWILGSSGGESARVAGARGLPFAANYHVSPSNVLEAVDAYREAFTPSRTLDEPYVVVSADVVVAPTDEEARRLASPYGLWVLSIRSRLAAIPYPSPAQADAHEWTPEELDLVADRIETQFVGSPHTVAAQLETLRRVTGADELLVTTITHEHADRVRSYELLAEEWDRYAVPAQTAPSTSRREALSWASCPSPPGR from the coding sequence ATGACACCGCTGTCCATCCTCGACCTCACGCCGATCCCCGCGGGCGGCACCGCCCGCGACGCCGTCCGCAACACCCTCGACCTGGCGCGGCGCGCCGAGGCTGCGGGCTACCACCGGTACTGGCTCGCCGAGCACCATCTGGCGCCCGGGGTGGCGAGTTCGGCGCCGCAGGTCCTCATCGCGGCGGTGGCCGCCGCCACCTCCCGGATCCGCGTCGGGTCCGGCGCGGTGCAGACCGGGCACTGGACGCCGCTGTCGATCGTCGAGCAGTTCGGCACGATCGACGCCCTGTACCCGGGGCGGATCGACCTCGGCCTCGGGCGCTCCGGGCAGCGCCGCGCCGAGGCGGCGCGGCGGGCCGCGGCGCCGCCGCCTCCCCCGCGCGATCCCGTGGTCGTGGACGGGCTGCTCATCCCCCCGCCGTTCGACTTCGCCCGGCTGGCGGGGTCGCCCGCGTTCGCGCTGCACGCGGCGCTGCTCCAGCAGCCCGGCGCCGAGTCGCCCGGCTTCGACGACGTGGTCGGCCAGATCGCCGCGCTGCTGGAGGGCACCTTCCGCCACGACGGCCAGGAGGTGCACGTCAACCCCGGCGAGGGCGCCGCCCTGGCGCTGTGGATCCTCGGCAGCAGCGGCGGGGAGAGCGCGCGGGTCGCGGGCGCGCGCGGGCTGCCGTTCGCGGCGAACTACCACGTCAGCCCGTCCAACGTGCTGGAGGCGGTGGACGCCTACCGGGAGGCGTTCACCCCGTCCCGCACGCTCGACGAACCGTACGTCGTCGTCTCGGCCGACGTGGTCGTGGCGCCCACCGACGAGGAGGCCCGCAGGCTCGCCTCACCGTACGGGCTGTGGGTGCTCAGCATCCGGTCGAGGCTCGCCGCGATCCCGTACCCGTCGCCGGCGCAGGCCGACGCGCACGAGTGGACCCCCGAGGAGCTCGACCTGGTCGCCGACCGGATCGAGACCCAGTTCGTCGGCTCTCCGCACACGGTCGCGGCGCAGCTGGAGACGCTGCGCCGCGTCACCGGGGCGGACGAGCTGCTGGTGACCACGATCACCCACGAGCACGCCGACCGCGTCCGCTCCTACGAGCTGCTCGCCGAGGAGTGGGACCGCTACGCCGTCCCGGCGCAGACCGCGCCGTCGACGAGCCGGAGGGAGGCCCTGTCCTGGGCCTCCTGCCCGTCGCCGCCCGGACGGTAG
- a CDS encoding serine hydrolase domain-containing protein, whose protein sequence is MNRRVIGVLAAGVLLAGLTPAAAAAPGRSYGQRELQRDVDAIRATGATGVLAEVQADRDVHAARAGVADLRTRRPVPWDSYYRIGSDTKTYTATVALQLVGEGRLRLTDTVERWLPGLVTGKGNDGRRVTVMNLLRQTSGLADYIAVQLGDGRDLTPEKYRENRFRPSTPREQVAVAMTRPPEWVPDAADPAGETHWGYSNTNYVLAGLIIEKVTGHPWEQEVHDRIVEPLGLRHTITPGTSAYVPQPSATAYMRFPGRKELTDVSIAPGGGADGAIITTARDHGTFLRALMGGRLLKPAQLAQMKQTVKADDFVQAPGVRYGLGLAWRPAGGCGGVWFHGGSSFGVISESGVSPDGRRAAAVAVSTYRPGGDGQEAQDRASLRLVDGAVCAGTA, encoded by the coding sequence GTGAACAGGCGCGTGATCGGCGTCCTGGCCGCGGGCGTGCTGCTGGCCGGGCTCACACCGGCCGCGGCCGCCGCCCCAGGGCGCTCCTACGGCCAGCGTGAACTGCAACGCGACGTGGACGCGATCCGTGCGACGGGCGCCACCGGCGTCCTCGCCGAGGTGCAGGCGGACCGGGACGTCCACGCCGCGCGTGCCGGGGTCGCCGACCTGAGGACCCGGCGGCCGGTCCCCTGGGACTCCTACTACCGGATCGGCAGCGACACCAAGACCTACACCGCCACCGTCGCGCTGCAACTGGTCGGCGAGGGCAGGCTGCGGCTCACCGACACCGTCGAGCGGTGGCTTCCCGGGCTGGTCACGGGGAAGGGGAACGACGGGCGCAGGGTCACCGTGATGAACCTCCTGCGCCAGACCAGCGGCCTGGCCGACTACATCGCCGTCCAGCTCGGCGACGGCCGCGACCTCACCCCGGAGAAGTACCGCGAAAACCGGTTCCGCCCCTCCACCCCGCGTGAGCAGGTGGCCGTCGCGATGACCAGGCCGCCCGAGTGGGTGCCGGACGCGGCGGACCCGGCCGGGGAGACCCACTGGGGCTACTCCAACACCAACTACGTCCTCGCCGGGCTGATCATCGAGAAGGTCACCGGCCATCCCTGGGAGCAGGAGGTCCACGACCGGATCGTCGAGCCGCTCGGCCTGCGGCACACGATCACGCCGGGCACCTCCGCGTACGTGCCGCAGCCGAGCGCCACCGCCTACATGCGCTTCCCCGGGCGCAAGGAGCTGACCGACGTCTCCATCGCCCCGGGCGGCGGCGCGGACGGCGCGATCATCACCACCGCCCGCGACCACGGGACGTTCCTGCGCGCCCTCATGGGCGGGCGGCTGCTGAAGCCCGCCCAGCTCGCGCAGATGAAGCAGACCGTCAAGGCCGACGACTTCGTCCAGGCTCCCGGGGTGCGGTACGGCCTGGGCCTGGCGTGGCGGCCCGCCGGGGGCTGCGGCGGGGTGTGGTTCCACGGCGGCAGCAGCTTCGGCGTGATCTCCGAATCGGGGGTGAGCCCGGACGGCCGCCGCGCCGCCGCCGTCGCGGTCTCCACCTACCGTCCGGGCGGCGACGGGCAGGAGGCCCAGGACAGGGCCTCCCTCCGGCTCGTCGACGGCGCGGTCTGCGCCGGGACGGCGTAG
- a CDS encoding alpha/beta hydrolase — protein sequence MTLPRIATAVLLGAAGLAGLTGTAAAAPSSPSSPPGPARLIGQHLDWGACPAEATDLVEAGAQCTRVTVPLDHTAPDGPTITLALSRIRAKDPAHRRGILLANPGGPGGPGLEYAAQLRGAMQDAADRYDLIGFDPRFVGRSTPIYCGTSPKAQPTHSRREAFEVSVRNARDTARRCFEHGNNAALLPHASSRNVARDMDLIRAVLGERKMSYFGTSYGADLGALYTQMFPRRADRIVIDSVTDPALTQYENFQVAGPVQERGLDEWAAWTARRQAEYKLGGTPREVRASVERLVSTVDAGPLRLGDYTLDAASLGLIIRQFVNMEENNATLAKSVRNLADAAAGQAVQPIPELRMWLELFNTPDPALDNMFNSGNAFFCGDNGWPAGGWPADPEQYWRAIERARPTQPVFAATANAIFPCPFWKTRPSGPRTVIGNHVPLLLLQAERDNNVPYTGAVALHRRLKGSRMISADIRSHGVYARGIDGLTPVPCADRVVNAYLRTGVLPSADLTCAHPGEGR from the coding sequence ATGACCCTCCCACGCATCGCGACGGCCGTCCTGCTCGGCGCGGCCGGACTCGCCGGCCTGACGGGGACCGCCGCGGCGGCGCCGTCGTCCCCGTCGTCCCCGCCCGGCCCGGCGCGCCTCATCGGGCAGCACCTGGACTGGGGCGCCTGCCCCGCCGAGGCGACCGACCTGGTCGAGGCGGGCGCGCAGTGCACGCGGGTGACCGTGCCCCTCGACCACACGGCGCCGGACGGCCCCACGATCACGCTCGCCCTCTCCCGGATCAGGGCGAAGGACCCGGCGCACCGGCGGGGCATCCTGCTGGCCAATCCGGGCGGCCCGGGCGGGCCGGGCCTGGAGTACGCGGCGCAGCTGAGGGGCGCGATGCAGGACGCCGCGGACCGGTACGACCTGATCGGGTTCGACCCCCGGTTCGTCGGCCGCAGCACCCCGATCTACTGCGGGACGTCCCCGAAGGCGCAACCCACCCACTCCCGGCGGGAGGCGTTCGAGGTGTCGGTGCGGAACGCCCGCGACACCGCGCGCCGCTGCTTCGAGCACGGGAACAACGCCGCGCTGCTGCCGCACGCGTCCAGCCGCAACGTCGCCCGCGACATGGACCTGATCCGCGCCGTCCTCGGCGAGCGCAAGATGTCGTACTTCGGCACGTCCTACGGCGCCGACCTGGGCGCCCTGTACACCCAGATGTTCCCGCGCCGCGCGGACCGCATCGTGATCGACAGCGTCACCGACCCGGCGCTGACGCAGTACGAGAACTTCCAGGTCGCGGGCCCGGTGCAGGAGCGGGGCCTGGACGAATGGGCCGCCTGGACGGCCCGCCGCCAGGCCGAGTACAAGCTCGGCGGCACCCCTCGCGAGGTCCGGGCGAGCGTCGAGCGGCTGGTCTCCACGGTCGACGCGGGTCCGCTCCGTCTCGGCGACTACACCCTCGACGCGGCCTCGCTGGGGCTCATCATCCGCCAGTTCGTCAACATGGAGGAGAACAACGCGACCCTCGCCAAGAGCGTCCGGAACCTGGCCGACGCCGCCGCCGGGCAGGCCGTCCAGCCCATCCCCGAGCTGCGCATGTGGCTGGAGCTGTTCAACACACCGGATCCGGCGCTGGACAACATGTTCAACAGCGGCAACGCTTTCTTCTGCGGTGACAACGGCTGGCCCGCCGGGGGATGGCCGGCCGACCCCGAGCAGTACTGGCGCGCCATCGAGCGTGCGCGCCCCACCCAGCCGGTGTTCGCGGCGACGGCCAACGCCATCTTCCCGTGCCCGTTCTGGAAGACCCGGCCGAGCGGGCCCCGGACCGTGATCGGCAACCACGTTCCGCTGCTGCTCCTCCAGGCCGAACGCGACAACAACGTCCCCTACACCGGTGCGGTCGCCCTGCACCGCCGGCTGAAAGGCTCCCGCATGATCTCGGCGGACATCCGCTCCCACGGCGTGTACGCGCGCGGCATCGACGGCCTGACGCCCGTCCCCTGCGCGGACCGCGTCGTCAACGCCTACCTGCGCACGGGCGTCCTCCCGTCCGCCGACCTGACCTGCGCGCACCCGGGGGAGGGCCGGTGA
- a CDS encoding alpha/beta hydrolase family protein yields the protein MGTMSLRRSTAALLGTGIALGLAATASSASAGTAAGVARPETAPPRGTVVSADRVARMSAGEVRRYLAGDDPALARPGPRFGVDTYRVVYRTVTPQGTPATAAGVVTLPAGHGGVRAVSFAHGTHLARNIAGSVDAEGQSRVAATFYAGAGYAGVAPDYLGLGLGPGPHPYMHAATEAAASLDLLRAARRVASSHRRRLERGVLVTGFSQGGHAAMALGRELQRGADPYLRPAALAPVSGPFDLRDAQLPASLDEDGGLDPKASVFYLSYLFVSWNRLFHLYDSPSEVFRAPYDTSVPALFDGRHADEDVITRLPARVRDLLTPRYVHWLLHPTGPMARALRSADGTCQWRPRVPVRLFAAAGDEQVAFANTTSCLRELRARGARPSVTDYGMGTGHFRSMYRGIPDTLRWFGTLE from the coding sequence ATGGGAACCATGTCATTGCGGCGGAGCACGGCGGCGCTGCTCGGCACCGGGATCGCGCTCGGCCTGGCGGCCACGGCGTCCTCCGCGTCCGCCGGCACCGCCGCCGGGGTCGCCCGGCCCGAGACGGCACCACCCCGGGGGACGGTCGTGTCCGCCGACCGCGTCGCCCGCATGTCCGCCGGCGAGGTGCGGCGCTACCTCGCCGGCGACGATCCGGCGCTCGCCCGGCCGGGACCGCGCTTCGGGGTCGACACCTACCGGGTCGTCTACCGCACCGTCACTCCGCAGGGGACCCCGGCCACCGCCGCCGGGGTGGTGACGCTCCCGGCGGGGCACGGGGGCGTGCGTGCCGTCAGCTTCGCCCACGGCACGCACCTCGCCAGGAACATCGCCGGGTCGGTCGACGCGGAGGGCCAGAGCCGCGTCGCGGCGACCTTCTACGCGGGCGCCGGGTACGCGGGCGTGGCACCCGACTACCTCGGGCTCGGCCTCGGCCCCGGACCACATCCGTACATGCACGCCGCCACCGAGGCCGCCGCGTCGCTGGACCTGCTGCGCGCCGCGCGCCGCGTCGCCTCGTCCCACAGGCGGCGGCTGGAACGCGGCGTGCTGGTGACCGGGTTCTCCCAGGGAGGGCACGCCGCCATGGCGCTCGGCCGCGAGCTCCAGCGCGGCGCCGACCCCTACCTGCGCCCGGCGGCGCTGGCGCCGGTCAGCGGGCCCTTCGACCTGCGGGACGCCCAGCTCCCGGCGTCCCTCGACGAGGACGGCGGCCTCGACCCGAAGGCATCGGTGTTCTACCTCTCCTACCTCTTCGTGTCGTGGAACCGCCTCTTCCACCTCTACGACTCCCCCTCCGAGGTGTTCAGGGCGCCCTACGACACGAGCGTGCCCGCGCTCTTCGACGGACGGCACGCCGACGAGGACGTCATCACGCGGCTGCCCGCACGTGTCCGGGACCTACTGACTCCGCGTTATGTCCACTGGCTCCTGCATCCGACCGGGCCGATGGCACGGGCGCTCCGCTCCGCCGACGGGACCTGCCAGTGGCGGCCCCGCGTCCCGGTCAGGCTGTTCGCCGCCGCCGGGGACGAGCAGGTCGCGTTCGCCAACACCACGAGCTGCCTGCGGGAGCTGCGCGCCCGCGGCGCCCGCCCGTCCGTGACCGACTACGGGATGGGCACCGGCCACTTCCGCAGCATGTACCGGGGCATCCCCGACACGCTCCGCTGGTTCGGGACGCTGGAGTAG
- a CDS encoding ArsR/SmtB family transcription factor, which yields MDVFGAVADPVRRRIVVLLAGGPRTAGAVAAAFPEISRPAVSRHLRVLREAGLIEAEPAGRERHYKAAPGPLREIDRWLASVRGQRWEQRLDALGTEVHRTRRDRAAGEEPPENARSAG from the coding sequence ATGGACGTCTTCGGGGCCGTGGCCGACCCGGTGCGCCGCCGCATCGTGGTGCTGCTCGCCGGCGGTCCGCGGACCGCCGGCGCCGTGGCCGCCGCGTTCCCCGAGATCAGCCGTCCCGCGGTCAGCCGCCATCTGCGGGTGCTCCGCGAGGCGGGGCTGATCGAGGCCGAGCCCGCGGGCCGCGAGCGGCACTACAAGGCCGCCCCCGGCCCGCTGCGGGAGATCGACCGGTGGCTGGCGTCCGTCCGGGGGCAGAGGTGGGAGCAGCGTCTCGACGCCCTGGGCACCGAGGTCCACCGCACCCGGCGCGACCGCGCCGCCGGTGAGGAACCACCCGAGAACGCGAGGAGCGCAGGATGA
- a CDS encoding SRPBCC family protein — MTPTPTGRLIAAATGTDLQMTREFKATIDEVWASLTEPERTARWFAHWRGEGRPGATVRLTLTAEEGQPESDMTIVSCEPPRRLEVETVDEHGRWHLEARLDEAHGVTTLTFVHHLDPGTDVASTGPGWEYYLDRLAAAVAGTPMPDFDDYYPSQRAHYESLAPEPERP, encoded by the coding sequence ATGACACCCACGCCCACCGGCCGGCTGATCGCCGCCGCGACCGGCACCGACCTGCAGATGACACGCGAGTTCAAGGCCACGATCGACGAGGTCTGGGCGAGCCTCACCGAGCCGGAGCGCACCGCGCGGTGGTTCGCGCACTGGCGCGGCGAGGGCAGGCCCGGCGCCACGGTGCGGCTCACCCTGACGGCCGAGGAGGGCCAGCCGGAGAGCGACATGACGATCGTCTCCTGCGAGCCGCCGCGGCGGCTGGAGGTCGAGACCGTCGACGAGCACGGGCGCTGGCACCTGGAGGCGCGCCTCGACGAGGCCCACGGCGTGACGACGCTGACGTTCGTCCACCACCTGGACCCCGGCACGGACGTGGCCTCCACCGGCCCCGGCTGGGAGTACTACCTCGACCGGCTGGCCGCCGCCGTCGCCGGCACCCCGATGCCGGACTTCGACGACTACTACCCCTCCCAGCGCGCCCACTACGAGTCGCTGGCCCCCGAGCCGGAACGCCCCTGA
- a CDS encoding vWA domain-containing protein → MTRTGQGNLQYAVDIVLCIDVTDSMWPVLDTVKKSAMSFHRRLDTVMAEKGKAISQFRLRVIAFRDFGDHAESAIEQTGFFVFPDQASEFDAFVRGLLPLGGGDLPESGLEALALAIRSPWERGLDRRRHIIVMFTDAAAHPLGDPRSRAAHTYPPEIPASLDELFEQWGYASSREALMENSAKRLVLFAPDMRPWSDLVEEWNQTLLFPSAAGEGLEEFEMDEIINTIVNSL, encoded by the coding sequence ATGACCCGCACCGGCCAAGGGAACCTGCAGTACGCGGTGGACATCGTCCTGTGCATCGATGTGACCGACAGCATGTGGCCGGTCCTCGATACCGTGAAGAAGAGCGCGATGTCCTTCCACCGGCGGCTGGACACCGTCATGGCGGAGAAGGGCAAGGCGATCAGCCAGTTCCGGCTCCGGGTGATCGCGTTCCGGGACTTCGGCGACCACGCCGAAAGCGCGATCGAGCAGACGGGGTTCTTCGTCTTCCCCGATCAGGCGTCCGAGTTCGACGCCTTCGTCCGCGGCCTGCTGCCCCTCGGCGGCGGTGACCTGCCCGAATCCGGCCTGGAGGCGCTGGCGCTGGCCATCCGGTCGCCGTGGGAGCGGGGGCTGGACCGGCGGCGGCACATCATCGTGATGTTCACCGACGCCGCGGCGCATCCTCTGGGCGACCCGCGTTCGAGGGCGGCCCACACCTATCCCCCGGAGATCCCGGCGAGCCTGGACGAGCTCTTCGAGCAGTGGGGCTACGCCAGCAGCCGGGAGGCGCTGATGGAGAACTCCGCCAAGCGGCTCGTGCTCTTCGCGCCCGACATGCGGCCCTGGTCGGACCTCGTGGAGGAGTGGAACCAGACACTGCTGTTCCCGTCCGCCGCGGGCGAGGGACTGGAGGAGTTCGAGATGGACGAGATCATCAACACCATTGTGAACAGCCTGTGA
- a CDS encoding protein kinase domain-containing protein produces the protein MRHGDVVQGYRIVSEPTNEGGGKCVWAFAERAGRECFIKRFLEPKRPREGGGGSEASRRARLRECAEFEDRHRAIMDRLHPRAAGGGNLVLATDFFHERSSYYKVTERIDAVPGVRPHALDRRHRAVLLRTLALSLRLLHGLGIVHGDLKPANVLVQRRAANTFHTAKLIDFDDAYFSGSPPAPAVIAGDSLYGAPEWLRYLREDGDTSPAELTTSADVFSLGLMAHLYLTGSLPAYDTGRYASPAEAVDADGPLRVDDRLAPEMRGLIEAMTAADPGRRPAARAFVEALADPGTCRLDREEDGAPPRSSSRIRSKIDGPGGAAPSGP, from the coding sequence GTGAGACACGGCGACGTGGTGCAGGGGTACCGGATCGTCAGCGAGCCGACGAACGAGGGCGGCGGAAAGTGCGTCTGGGCCTTCGCGGAGCGGGCCGGCCGCGAATGCTTCATCAAGCGTTTCCTCGAACCCAAGCGCCCGCGCGAGGGCGGCGGGGGAAGCGAGGCGAGCAGGCGGGCCCGGCTCCGGGAGTGCGCCGAGTTCGAGGACCGGCACCGGGCGATCATGGACAGGCTGCACCCGCGCGCCGCGGGCGGGGGCAACCTGGTGCTCGCCACGGACTTCTTCCACGAGCGGTCGAGCTACTACAAGGTGACCGAGCGGATCGACGCCGTGCCGGGCGTCAGGCCGCACGCCCTCGATCGCCGGCATCGGGCGGTGCTCCTGCGGACCCTCGCGCTCAGCCTCCGGCTGCTGCACGGCCTCGGGATCGTCCACGGAGATCTGAAGCCCGCGAACGTGCTCGTCCAGCGGCGCGCCGCGAACACCTTCCACACGGCCAAGCTCATCGACTTCGACGACGCGTACTTCTCGGGAAGCCCGCCCGCGCCCGCCGTCATCGCGGGCGACTCCCTGTACGGGGCACCCGAATGGCTGCGCTACCTGCGCGAGGACGGCGACACGAGCCCGGCCGAGCTGACCACCTCCGCGGACGTCTTCTCCCTCGGGCTCATGGCGCACCTGTACCTCACCGGGTCCCTCCCCGCCTATGACACCGGCCGGTACGCCTCGCCCGCCGAGGCGGTGGACGCGGACGGCCCCCTGCGCGTCGACGACCGGCTGGCGCCGGAAATGCGGGGACTGATCGAGGCCATGACGGCGGCGGACCCGGGGCGGCGCCCGGCGGCGCGCGCGTTCGTCGAGGCACTGGCGGATCCGGGCACCTGCCGCCTTGACCGCGAGGAGGACGGCGCCCCGCCGCGCTCCTCCTCCAGGATCCGGAGCAAGATCGACGGGCCCGGCGGCGCCGCGCCGTCCGGCCCGTAG